Proteins encoded together in one Bacteroides zoogleoformans window:
- a CDS encoding glycosyl hydrolase family 18 protein, giving the protein MKRIVINLFFLSPAISSFAQFPTNVLIGYWQNWDSKIAPYVSLDSINPAYNVIMVSFAIPASVTDMTMAFKPLVENEETIKLQIKRLQNANKKIFLSIGGGNAFISLMSPEDKDKFSASISTIIEEYNFDGIDIDIEKGESLKVTENTSIRKPKDKPLLYLIAGIRDILNNYKSKRGRKLLLSMAPMVENTLCGYTHYGGYKGSYLPIIEALRDDIDLLHVQLYNSLPRKALDGNIYTAGTPDFLVSMTEMLIKGFIGPGGKFKGIPSNKISILLKACDYSSKEGNGFLQNDQVKRAIKYLISGQAPPAFYQLQNRNGYPEITKISTWSINWDEATTCGNRGDFVSLYKSIFNNK; this is encoded by the coding sequence ATGAAACGAATAGTCATTAATCTCTTTTTCCTTTCGCCAGCAATAAGTTCTTTTGCTCAATTCCCTACTAATGTATTAATTGGATACTGGCAAAACTGGGATAGCAAAATAGCACCTTATGTATCTCTTGATAGTATAAACCCTGCCTACAACGTAATCATGGTTTCTTTCGCTATCCCAGCCTCTGTTACTGATATGACTATGGCATTCAAGCCTCTTGTGGAAAATGAGGAAACTATAAAACTACAAATCAAAAGACTTCAAAACGCAAATAAGAAAATATTTTTAAGCATTGGGGGGGGCAATGCTTTTATTAGTCTGATGTCTCCCGAAGATAAAGATAAGTTTTCGGCATCAATATCTACTATAATAGAAGAGTATAATTTTGATGGAATTGATATTGACATTGAAAAGGGGGAATCTTTAAAAGTCACTGAAAACACCAGCATTAGAAAACCAAAAGACAAGCCTCTTTTATATTTAATAGCAGGTATTAGAGATATATTGAATAACTACAAAAGTAAGCGAGGTAGGAAATTACTGCTCTCAATGGCTCCCATGGTCGAAAATACTCTATGCGGATATACTCACTATGGAGGGTATAAAGGGAGCTACCTCCCTATTATCGAAGCCCTTAGGGATGATATAGATTTACTTCATGTTCAACTCTATAATTCACTTCCACGAAAAGCGTTAGATGGTAATATATATACAGCCGGTACACCGGACTTCTTAGTGTCAATGACAGAAATGCTAATTAAAGGATTTATAGGACCGGGAGGAAAATTTAAGGGAATTCCTTCAAATAAGATTTCTATTCTACTCAAAGCTTGTGACTACTCCTCTAAGGAAGGTAATGGTTTTCTCCAAAATGATCAAGTAAAACGTGCAATAAAATATCTCATAAGTGGACAAGCACCGCCGGCTTTTTATCAATTACAAAATAGAAATGGTTATCCGGAGATAACTAAGATATCTACTTGGAGTATAAATTGGGATGAGGCAACTACATGCGGTAATAGGGGTGATTTTGTATCGCTTTATAAATCTATTTTTAATAACAAATAA
- the nagA gene encoding N-acetylglucosamine-6-phosphate deacetylase — MSKKLIKNGVVITADKKSFLGYVLLEKEQIIEVGKGDIEVSEAEVINAEGNYISPGFIDIHLHGGGDADFMDGNQQAYIKAAEMHAKHGTTLMYPTTLTSTNESLYDTFEVFKDAQKAITNGATLGGLHIEGPYFAYEQRGAQDPRYLRNPEPKEYLEILSKSQDIARWSLAPELPGAYVFAKELDNRGIQVSMAHTNATFEEAVRACNSGFSSITHFYSCMSTITRRKAYRYAGVVECGYYLDDLYLEIIADGIHVPQSLLKLIFKIKGTDKIILVTDAMRAAGMGEGKSILGSLSDGQEIIVEDGVAKLLDKSSFAGSVATADRLIRTVHQLAELPIEECVYMMTVTPAKLMNIQHYKGKLEKGYDADILIFDKDVDVKMTIIKGRIVTTK, encoded by the coding sequence ATGAGTAAAAAATTAATTAAAAACGGGGTCGTTATTACCGCTGACAAAAAATCTTTTTTAGGATATGTTTTGTTGGAAAAGGAACAAATAATAGAGGTAGGAAAAGGAGATATAGAAGTCTCTGAAGCAGAAGTGATCAATGCTGAGGGTAACTACATTTCTCCCGGATTTATAGACATACACCTTCACGGTGGTGGAGATGCGGACTTTATGGACGGCAACCAGCAAGCCTACATCAAAGCCGCAGAAATGCATGCTAAGCACGGCACAACTTTAATGTATCCTACCACGCTTACCAGCACCAATGAATCGCTGTACGATACTTTCGAGGTATTCAAAGATGCTCAAAAAGCAATCACTAACGGAGCAACCTTGGGTGGATTGCACATTGAAGGTCCTTACTTTGCTTACGAACAGCGCGGAGCACAAGACCCTCGCTACCTACGCAACCCAGAGCCTAAAGAATATCTAGAAATCCTCAGTAAATCGCAAGATATTGCACGTTGGAGTTTGGCTCCTGAACTCCCTGGTGCTTACGTATTTGCCAAAGAGTTGGATAATAGAGGCATACAGGTGTCAATGGCGCACACTAATGCGACATTTGAAGAAGCTGTAAGAGCATGTAATAGCGGTTTTTCCAGTATCACACATTTTTATTCTTGTATGAGTACCATTACAAGAAGAAAAGCTTATCGCTATGCAGGTGTGGTAGAGTGCGGATATTATCTTGACGATTTATACCTCGAAATTATAGCCGATGGTATCCATGTACCTCAAAGTTTATTAAAACTAATTTTTAAAATTAAAGGAACAGATAAGATCATATTGGTTACAGATGCCATGCGTGCTGCAGGTATGGGAGAAGGCAAAAGTATTCTCGGTAGTTTATCCGATGGACAAGAAATAATTGTGGAAGACGGTGTGGCAAAACTTCTTGATAAATCATCTTTTGCAGGAAGCGTGGCTACTGCCGATAGGTTGATAAGAACCGTACATCAATTAGCAGAACTACCAATTGAAGAATGTGTGTACATGATGACCGTAACACCGGCAAAGTTAATGAATATCCAGCACTACAAAGGAAAACTTGAAAAAGGATATGAT
- a CDS encoding SusC/RagA family TonB-linked outer membrane protein yields the protein MKEKANLFLKSLSIGVLFLCNIALLNAQNNIITLLGNVKSTEGEPLIGASVVESGTSNGTITDVNGNFTLKVSKDAILNISYVGMKSITVSVNGNSRIDIVMEDMEKNLGEVVVTALGMKRERKALGYAISEIGANNLTAGREGNPIAALSGKVAGVDISQTTAGASGSTRVLIRGNSELSGDNSPLYVVDGVQIDNTQLGSAGKWGGYDLGDGLSSISPSDIESVTVLKGPSASALYGSRATHGVVLITTKLASKRKSSLGIDFSTEYNSVSLLTKLDDYQRVYGQGKNGSIPANILDAQGTSQVAWGAKMDENQQSLIYNNTLKDYGNKENNIMSFFRSGGSFSNSLALSGGSGGNNFRISVSDVRHKDVVPNSDMSRTTFMIRGASKLGNKISIEGRVNYSIEKVNNRPGLSDAPSNIGNALNGLAPNFDQKWLNESYKDEYGRYTDWNRSIYRINPYWVINEMKNNSEKNRVMGYLLFNYKPTKNITLQIKPSTDFFNFKALEFEPIYTPTSPTGKIGVTNRNVSETNVEGMIRYDQRFGNISLNTFVAGNLRYYKDSYLYNSGEGQVVDKIVSISNYRIKRVLPIEKRKQVNSIYGAVNLGYKDFLYLDLTLRNDISSTLSPNNRSYLYPSISSSLIFTSLININKKILSFGKIRGSFAIVGGDTDPGQLDLLYGISQYTINGLPMLSIQSAATPNKNLRPTKTRSFEVGTELRFIDGRINLDMTYYYQSTIDQILRMSTPVSSGYNYALINAGEIRNKGFEFSLTGDIVNTKDFTWNTNFNFSINRNEVVKLHPQIKNYELAQARWAGGYIYASEGQPYGVIVGKGFQRDPNGNVIYKNGLPLYDANVKVLGNGVYDFKIGFGQTFTYKGISLSALFDMKWGAKLFSMSSMMSHQNGTSMATLEGREEWYASEQARIAAGATAENWTPTGGYLGEGVKNIGTEANPEYVKNDVYVDPQIYWSNVSTNTPEPFIMDASFIKLREMNLSYSLPQSILKNTPFVSVSISLYGRNLWILYNKLKNIDPESNYNNGNGQGLEYGSLPSRKTFGVGINVKL from the coding sequence ATGAAAGAAAAAGCTAATCTGTTTTTAAAGTCTTTGAGCATTGGTGTATTATTTCTTTGTAATATCGCTTTGTTGAATGCGCAAAACAATATCATTACCCTGCTGGGTAATGTGAAATCGACAGAAGGCGAACCGTTGATTGGTGCTTCCGTCGTAGAGTCCGGTACAAGCAATGGAACAATTACCGACGTTAATGGTAATTTTACCCTAAAGGTAAGTAAAGATGCTATTCTTAACATATCATATGTTGGAATGAAAAGTATAACGGTAAGCGTCAATGGTAATAGTCGCATTGATATTGTGATGGAAGATATGGAGAAAAATTTGGGCGAGGTCGTTGTTACAGCCTTGGGCATGAAGAGAGAAAGAAAAGCATTGGGTTATGCAATATCTGAGATTGGAGCGAATAATTTGACAGCCGGAAGAGAAGGCAATCCCATAGCAGCACTTTCAGGAAAGGTTGCCGGAGTTGATATATCACAAACCACAGCAGGGGCATCAGGTTCTACTCGTGTACTGATAAGAGGAAACTCCGAATTATCGGGAGATAATTCTCCATTATACGTTGTTGACGGTGTACAAATAGATAACACGCAGTTAGGTAGTGCAGGAAAATGGGGTGGATATGATTTGGGAGATGGACTTAGCTCTATTTCTCCTTCAGATATTGAATCTGTTACTGTTTTGAAAGGGCCTTCTGCTTCCGCATTATACGGTTCTCGCGCTACACACGGAGTGGTATTGATAACGACAAAACTGGCATCAAAAAGAAAATCTTCTCTTGGTATTGACTTCTCTACAGAGTATAACTCGGTAAGCCTTTTGACTAAATTGGATGATTACCAAAGAGTTTATGGCCAAGGGAAAAATGGCTCCATTCCAGCCAATATACTAGATGCTCAGGGAACTTCACAAGTCGCTTGGGGAGCAAAGATGGATGAAAATCAACAGTCTTTAATTTATAATAACACATTAAAAGATTATGGCAATAAAGAGAACAATATAATGTCTTTTTTTAGATCGGGAGGTAGCTTTTCAAATTCTTTAGCTCTTTCAGGCGGTTCAGGCGGTAATAATTTTAGGATTTCTGTTTCGGATGTAAGACATAAAGATGTTGTTCCAAATTCAGATATGAGCCGAACCACATTTATGATTCGAGGCGCTTCTAAACTTGGCAACAAGATATCTATTGAAGGGAGAGTAAACTATTCTATAGAAAAAGTAAATAATAGACCCGGACTTTCAGATGCTCCAAGCAACATAGGTAACGCTCTAAATGGTCTCGCCCCAAACTTTGACCAAAAGTGGTTAAATGAATCCTACAAAGATGAATACGGACGATATACTGATTGGAATAGAAGTATATATAGAATTAATCCGTATTGGGTCATTAATGAAATGAAAAATAATTCAGAAAAAAACAGGGTAATGGGGTATTTGCTTTTTAATTATAAGCCTACCAAAAATATAACATTACAAATTAAACCCAGTACAGACTTTTTCAATTTTAAAGCATTAGAATTTGAGCCAATTTACACTCCTACTTCTCCAACGGGAAAAATAGGAGTTACCAACAGAAATGTATCAGAAACAAATGTAGAAGGTATGATTCGATACGACCAGCGTTTTGGTAATATATCCCTAAATACTTTTGTCGCTGGTAACTTAAGATATTATAAAGATTCCTATCTGTATAATTCAGGTGAAGGCCAAGTAGTTGATAAAATAGTGTCCATTTCCAATTATCGTATCAAAAGGGTACTTCCAATTGAAAAAAGGAAACAAGTCAACTCTATTTATGGCGCCGTGAATTTGGGTTATAAAGATTTTCTTTATTTGGATTTGACACTGAGGAACGACATATCCTCTACACTCTCTCCCAATAATAGATCCTACTTATATCCATCTATTTCTTCCAGCTTAATATTTACTTCTTTAATCAATATCAACAAGAAAATTCTTTCATTTGGTAAGATTAGAGGTTCTTTTGCTATAGTCGGCGGAGATACAGACCCTGGACAACTCGACTTGCTTTATGGCATTTCTCAATACACGATAAATGGTTTGCCCATGCTCTCTATACAATCAGCAGCAACGCCTAATAAAAATCTAAGACCAACAAAGACCCGTTCATTTGAAGTGGGTACTGAACTACGCTTTATTGATGGCAGGATAAATTTGGATATGACCTATTATTATCAATCTACAATCGACCAAATATTAAGAATGTCCACACCCGTGAGCTCCGGATATAACTATGCATTAATCAATGCGGGTGAAATCAGGAACAAAGGATTTGAGTTCTCATTGACAGGTGACATAGTTAACACAAAAGACTTTACATGGAATACTAATTTCAATTTTTCCATCAATAGAAATGAAGTCGTTAAATTACATCCGCAAATAAAAAACTATGAATTAGCTCAAGCTCGGTGGGCAGGAGGTTATATCTATGCCAGTGAAGGGCAGCCTTATGGAGTGATTGTGGGGAAAGGTTTTCAACGTGACCCCAATGGAAATGTAATTTACAAAAATGGATTACCTCTTTATGATGCTAATGTAAAAGTGTTAGGAAATGGTGTTTACGATTTCAAAATAGGATTTGGGCAAACATTTACTTACAAAGGAATTTCGTTAAGTGCCCTATTTGACATGAAATGGGGTGCGAAATTATTTTCCATGAGTTCAATGATGTCACATCAAAATGGTACATCAATGGCAACACTTGAAGGTAGAGAAGAGTGGTATGCGTCAGAACAAGCGAGAATCGCTGCTGGAGCTACCGCAGAAAATTGGACCCCTACGGGAGGGTATTTAGGAGAAGGAGTCAAAAACATAGGAACAGAAGCTAATCCTGAATATGTAAAGAATGATGTGTATGTTGACCCTCAAATCTATTGGAGCAATGTATCAACAAATACTCCGGAGCCATTTATCATGGATGCATCTTTTATCAAATTACGAGAAATGAATCTTTCTTATTCTCTTCCACAGTCAATATTAAAGAACACGCCTTTTGTTTCTGTAAGTATCTCACTGTATGGACGTAACTTGTGGATATTATATAATAAATTGAAAAATATTGACCCAGAGTCCAACTATAACAATGGTAATGGACAGGGTTTAGAATATGGTTCACTTCCTTCTCGAAAAACTTTTGGAGTAGGGATAAATGTTAAATTATAG
- a CDS encoding phosphatidylserine decarboxylase family protein codes for MSRLKRLKKIRIHREGTQTLAGGLAVILAVNAILYYGLECKIPFYAAAVISLIVYGILVNFFRCPIRLFGKETEKVVVAPADGKIVVVEEVEENEYFHDRRIMVSIFMSLVNVHANWYPVDGTVKKVWHQNGKFMKAWLPKASTDNERSTVVIETPEGEEIMARQIAGAMARRIVTYAEPGEECYIDEHMGFIKFGSRVDVFLPLGTEVFVKLGQLTTGNQTVIAKLK; via the coding sequence ATGAGCCGACTAAAAAGACTTAAAAAAATACGCATACACCGTGAAGGGACACAGACATTGGCAGGTGGCCTGGCCGTCATATTGGCTGTCAATGCCATTCTTTATTACGGATTGGAATGCAAGATTCCTTTTTACGCAGCAGCGGTTATCAGCCTCATCGTATATGGAATATTGGTAAACTTCTTCCGTTGCCCCATCCGCTTGTTCGGAAAAGAAACGGAGAAAGTGGTGGTGGCACCTGCCGATGGTAAAATCGTAGTAGTGGAAGAGGTGGAAGAAAACGAGTATTTTCATGATCGCCGCATCATGGTATCCATATTTATGAGCCTTGTCAATGTACATGCCAACTGGTATCCGGTAGACGGGACCGTTAAAAAAGTGTGGCACCAAAACGGCAAGTTCATGAAAGCATGGCTGCCCAAAGCCAGCACCGACAACGAGCGCTCCACTGTGGTGATAGAGACTCCCGAAGGCGAGGAAATCATGGCGCGCCAAATAGCAGGAGCCATGGCGCGCCGCATCGTGACTTATGCCGAACCGGGCGAAGAGTGCTACATCGACGAACACATGGGCTTCATTAAATTCGGCTCGCGGGTGGATGTGTTTCTGCCATTGGGAACCGAAGTATTCGTAAAACTGGGACAACTGACTACCGGCAATCAAACCGTGATAGCCAAACTCAAATAA
- a CDS encoding SusD/RagB family nutrient-binding outer membrane lipoprotein, with protein sequence MNTNKLFLAIAGLVTLCYTSCTNLDDINNDPNLVTTLDADLMLTSVEFLPGTNSNTQYRNFIYPGGWLNQWTGSWAVTEYGGVGQYNQSYSERLWFSSYPEVIKNVIDLIENTKDNPEKVNVNSIAKVLKVYNFQRLTDVYGDIPYSEAGKGYTDNILTPKYDTQEFIYEDFFKELKEAVNNLDETQKVPSSDLFYNGNIEKWKKFANSLRLRVAMRLIKVNPEKAKAEFESAVRDGVFTSNDDIAFIKYDNVQNAGNGTGQGNGVSNYLYGINSANGSQSWLTTDIAEVMEEMQDPRLLKRYYAYVAYTDPNRTDITNTVFAIRKSYAAMTVEAQKFSHDENVKYNVSGSLKLPINGKEQTVSLAYTRLRPSKYLMAFDAPYIYMGYAEVEFLLAEAAFRNWDVPGTASEHYAKGLAAAINQMNLFGAPVTTQEVTDFVASNPLTSGQELNGINTQLWILHIIDPLEAWANYRRSGYPDIKFYNRYPTKNASNGVAPRRLPYPIDEQSKNEENYRAAAARIKGGDTWTSRVWWDKE encoded by the coding sequence ATGAATACAAATAAATTATTCTTGGCAATTGCAGGATTAGTTACTTTATGCTACACTTCCTGCACAAATTTGGATGACATAAATAATGACCCCAATTTGGTAACTACGCTTGATGCAGATTTAATGCTTACTTCAGTAGAGTTTTTGCCTGGTACAAATTCCAACACGCAATATAGAAATTTTATTTATCCAGGAGGATGGTTGAATCAATGGACCGGCAGTTGGGCGGTAACTGAGTATGGCGGAGTTGGGCAGTATAATCAATCATATAGTGAGAGACTGTGGTTTTCTAGCTATCCTGAAGTAATCAAAAATGTGATAGATTTAATAGAAAACACAAAAGATAATCCAGAAAAGGTCAATGTAAACTCTATTGCAAAAGTTCTTAAAGTATATAACTTCCAACGGCTAACCGATGTTTACGGAGACATTCCCTATTCAGAAGCAGGAAAAGGATATACAGATAATATCCTTACTCCAAAGTACGATACACAAGAGTTTATTTACGAAGATTTCTTTAAAGAGTTAAAAGAAGCTGTTAATAATTTGGATGAAACCCAAAAAGTTCCATCAAGTGATTTGTTTTATAATGGAAATATTGAAAAATGGAAGAAATTCGCAAACTCACTCCGCTTGCGTGTAGCCATGAGATTAATAAAAGTAAATCCTGAAAAGGCCAAAGCTGAATTTGAAAGTGCGGTAAGGGATGGTGTATTTACTTCTAATGATGACATAGCATTTATTAAGTACGACAACGTTCAAAATGCAGGAAATGGAACAGGACAAGGAAATGGTGTTTCAAATTATTTGTATGGCATTAACTCAGCAAATGGAAGCCAATCATGGCTGACGACAGATATAGCAGAAGTTATGGAGGAGATGCAAGACCCAAGGTTATTAAAAAGGTATTATGCATACGTTGCCTACACCGACCCTAATAGAACGGACATTACAAATACTGTATTTGCTATAAGAAAATCATATGCAGCGATGACCGTAGAAGCTCAGAAGTTCTCGCATGACGAGAATGTAAAATATAATGTATCAGGCTCCCTCAAATTGCCTATAAACGGTAAAGAGCAAACCGTTAGTCTTGCATATACTCGCCTAAGGCCCTCTAAATATCTAATGGCATTTGATGCACCTTATATTTATATGGGTTATGCAGAAGTTGAATTTCTTTTAGCTGAAGCAGCATTTCGGAATTGGGATGTGCCTGGTACTGCTTCAGAACACTATGCAAAAGGACTGGCAGCTGCTATCAACCAAATGAATTTGTTTGGGGCACCCGTTACAACACAAGAAGTAACAGATTTTGTTGCTTCAAATCCTCTTACTTCTGGACAAGAATTAAACGGCATAAACACACAACTTTGGATACTACATATCATCGACCCATTGGAAGCATGGGCAAACTATAGGCGTAGTGGCTATCCCGATATAAAATTCTATAATAGATATCCAACTAAAAATGCTTCAAACGGCGTAGCACCACGCAGATTGCCATACCCCATAGATGAACAAAGTAAGAATGAGGAGAATTATCGTGCAGCAGCTGCCAGAATAAAAGGAGGAGACACCTGGACCAGTAGAGTGTGGTGGGATAAAGAATAG
- a CDS encoding DUF4834 family protein, translated as MLHFLVFLFIIVIAIVLVGLSIIGSVIRSILGLGRRPPFSASGTYQDRDFHTGSHSGYDNKQAGDAHRTSPRAEEDNLRPGRKKLFSKEEGEYVDFEEIEE; from the coding sequence ATGCTCCACTTTTTAGTTTTTCTCTTCATCATCGTTATAGCCATCGTACTTGTCGGGCTTAGTATTATCGGAAGCGTGATACGAAGCATATTGGGCTTGGGCAGACGCCCTCCTTTTTCCGCTTCCGGTACTTATCAAGACAGAGATTTCCACACCGGCAGTCATTCCGGTTACGACAACAAACAAGCCGGCGATGCTCACCGCACAAGCCCCCGGGCCGAAGAAGACAACCTACGCCCGGGACGCAAAAAACTCTTTTCTAAAGAGGAAGGTGAATATGTTGATTTCGAGGAAATCGAAGAATAG
- a CDS encoding IS982 family transposase translates to MYKKKLHISQIFSNLEYSIFKLYNLVMCNLYTKFVKILEICKEFSEDLVTEAGNVRRPGPVPRFSDLEVIALSMAAEAEEIDSENWLFEAKLKECRSSIPNLISRRQFNDRRKLVSGLCEQIRSRMANHIDGGEDYFCIDSKPIEVCRVARGKRCKMGRIGDFHKAPDFGYCASQGSYFFGYKLHALCGLSGVIHSYDLSKASVHDINYLNDIKPLYHDCSIFGDKGYIGAEIQLDLFETANIRLECPYRLNQKNWKPAFIPFAKARKRIETLFSQLTDQFLVIRNYAKETCGLFARIVGKVSALTALQYINYINNKPIGRIKYALI, encoded by the coding sequence ATGTATAAGAAAAAGTTGCATATATCGCAGATTTTTAGTAACTTAGAGTATTCAATATTTAAGTTATATAATCTCGTTATGTGCAACTTGTATACAAAGTTCGTCAAAATTCTGGAGATATGCAAGGAATTCTCCGAAGATTTAGTTACTGAGGCTGGAAATGTTCGTCGTCCAGGCCCTGTGCCTCGTTTCTCCGATTTGGAAGTCATCGCATTGAGCATGGCTGCCGAGGCTGAGGAGATAGACAGCGAGAACTGGCTGTTTGAAGCGAAGTTGAAGGAGTGCCGTTCTTCCATCCCCAACCTTATCTCCCGCCGTCAGTTCAACGACCGCCGCAAGTTGGTTAGTGGTCTTTGTGAGCAGATACGCAGCCGCATGGCCAATCATATAGATGGTGGCGAGGATTACTTCTGCATAGACTCAAAGCCAATAGAAGTGTGCCGTGTGGCTCGTGGTAAGAGATGTAAGATGGGACGTATTGGTGATTTCCACAAAGCCCCTGACTTCGGTTATTGTGCATCCCAAGGCAGTTACTTCTTCGGATATAAACTTCACGCACTCTGTGGCTTAAGCGGTGTCATACATTCATACGACCTGTCCAAGGCGAGTGTTCACGACATCAACTATCTGAATGACATCAAGCCGCTTTACCACGATTGTAGCATATTCGGTGACAAGGGATATATCGGAGCGGAAATCCAGCTTGACCTCTTCGAGACGGCCAACATCAGGCTTGAGTGTCCCTACAGGCTCAACCAAAAGAACTGGAAGCCGGCCTTCATTCCTTTTGCAAAGGCAAGAAAGAGGATTGAAACTCTGTTCTCACAACTTACAGACCAGTTCCTCGTCATCAGGAACTACGCAAAAGAAACATGCGGCCTTTTTGCCCGAATAGTGGGCAAAGTCAGTGCCCTGACTGCATTACAATACATCAATTACATTAACAACAAACCCATAGGTAGGATTAAGTACGCACTGATTTAA
- the pssA gene encoding CDP-diacylglycerol--serine O-phosphatidyltransferase, producing MANRITRHIPNTLTCLNLFSGCIACVMAFEARYEAALGFIVLSAVFDFFDGMMARLLNAPSAIGKDLDSLADDISFGVAPSLIVFSLFKEMNYPEAMASIASYFPYLAFLLAVFSALRLAKFNNDTRQTSSFVGLPVPANALFWASLAAGGHSWLTSDSLYPICLLLLVGIFSWLLVSEIPMFSLKFKNLSWKDNKISFIFLIVCIPLLLFLAVCGFAAIIVWYILLSLVTKKGK from the coding sequence ATGGCAAACCGCATCACCCGCCATATACCCAACACCCTGACCTGTCTGAACTTATTCTCCGGGTGCATTGCATGCGTCATGGCATTCGAAGCCCGTTACGAAGCCGCACTCGGTTTTATAGTCCTTAGTGCAGTCTTCGACTTCTTCGACGGCATGATGGCACGCCTGCTGAATGCGCCCTCCGCCATCGGAAAAGACTTGGACTCTCTGGCAGACGACATAAGTTTCGGAGTTGCCCCTTCCCTGATTGTGTTTTCTTTATTCAAAGAAATGAACTATCCCGAAGCAATGGCAAGCATAGCAAGCTACTTTCCTTACCTTGCATTCCTGCTGGCCGTATTCTCGGCATTGCGACTGGCCAAATTCAATAATGACACCCGTCAGACAAGCTCCTTTGTCGGGCTTCCCGTACCCGCCAATGCTTTATTCTGGGCATCGCTGGCAGCAGGCGGCCATAGTTGGCTGACAAGCGACAGCTTGTATCCCATCTGTTTATTGTTGCTGGTCGGCATATTCTCTTGGCTACTGGTTTCGGAAATCCCGATGTTCTCTTTGAAGTTCAAGAATTTGTCATGGAAAGACAACAAAATCAGCTTCATCTTCCTCATTGTCTGCATCCCACTTCTCCTCTTTCTGGCAGTTTGCGGCTTTGCAGCCATCATCGTTTGGTATATATTGCTGTCACTCGTTACAAAGAAAGGCAAATAA